In Bacteriovorax stolpii, a single genomic region encodes these proteins:
- a CDS encoding DUF3015 family protein — MKLIIGLFALVAASSVFAADTSSGCGMGYEVAPKQSLVSSSTRSLVNATFSNSIAMTLGTSGCAKHSIVKNDAKGIHFAEANMNQLAVEMSRGNGEFVAGFAGVFGCQNAEAFGSMVQAKYESVLPSANTSGVELYNNVKAEIRNNATLSASCSLI; from the coding sequence ATGAAACTTATTATCGGACTTTTCGCACTTGTAGCAGCTTCTTCAGTATTTGCAGCAGATACTTCATCTGGATGCGGTATGGGATACGAAGTAGCTCCAAAGCAATCTCTAGTGTCTTCTTCAACAAGATCACTAGTTAACGCGACTTTCTCTAACTCAATCGCAATGACTCTTGGTACATCTGGATGCGCTAAGCACTCAATCGTTAAAAACGACGCAAAAGGGATCCACTTTGCTGAAGCGAACATGAACCAACTAGCAGTTGAAATGTCTCGTGGAAACGGTGAGTTCGTAGCTGGATTCGCTGGTGTTTTCGGTTGTCAAAACGCAGAAGCTTTTGGTTCAATGGTTCAAGCAAAATATGAATCAGTTCTACCATCAGCAAACACTTCTGGTGTAGAACTTTACAACAACGTAAAGGCTGAAATCAGAAACAATGCAACACTTTCTGCTTCTTGCTCTCTTATCTAA
- a CDS encoding DUF4105 domain-containing protein translates to MQHFLLLALLSNFLIAAGPASAASLNFDHKYWLKLLHYKNGKSQVDGEKFFFAPDGKTNPEAELNWTIQAFHELDSKVGWFGYPAQCVFRERFEFLKSQGLLEGVPETKCPMFEEWKAGLNAESVTLIFSSSYPNNPSSLFGHTLLRLNQKGKTNDLLDYAVAFSAVPETEDMGLIFAFKGMFGGYKGLFEVTKYYTKVNEYNNGESRDLIEYNLNMTPAERDRLINHLWELYQTTYFDYFFADENCSAVLADLLSVAYKDDDKVNAHARWYYLPGEMVKHFEETPGRVASTHYRASLKKQVAKMWENLSADEVSQVKNIVDDEVLPEDVNNPKVLDAVVAYLDFTHYRTKNKLNEKLAKLQRAALVRRAKLPKAEMVKEVYDQTNMPENSHDPQKISVFARVENHTTLMGFELKQGYHDLMARDQGFDPFSQFDFLTGSLVYDVKNKKLDYDKLVLVDLISLHEYRFYDPQLSWRAKVSSERLYDLNCSLCHKVNANAYGGVTLRGKNTVASFMAGAFGEVSSHLKKGFRAGPGAEVSFYAQLGNKYKIGLIDELRFDATKKISDDYYNKVTLKHSLFFDRQQDVRFESSVISRFGSFSKNTIIHEVSYGHYF, encoded by the coding sequence ATGCAACACTTTCTGCTTCTTGCTCTCTTATCTAATTTTTTAATCGCTGCCGGGCCCGCCTCGGCAGCGTCTTTAAATTTCGATCACAAGTACTGGCTCAAACTCCTTCATTACAAAAATGGCAAATCTCAGGTTGACGGGGAGAAGTTCTTCTTTGCTCCCGATGGGAAAACGAATCCGGAAGCGGAACTCAATTGGACCATTCAAGCTTTTCACGAGCTTGATTCGAAAGTTGGTTGGTTTGGTTATCCTGCTCAGTGTGTGTTTCGTGAGAGATTTGAGTTTTTAAAATCGCAGGGTCTCTTAGAGGGTGTACCAGAAACCAAATGTCCAATGTTCGAAGAATGGAAGGCGGGGCTAAACGCTGAATCAGTTACATTAATTTTTTCTTCTTCATATCCCAACAACCCATCATCACTTTTTGGTCACACACTTTTAAGATTGAACCAAAAAGGAAAGACCAACGATCTTCTTGATTACGCTGTCGCTTTTTCGGCCGTTCCCGAAACAGAAGACATGGGACTCATTTTTGCTTTTAAAGGAATGTTTGGTGGATACAAAGGGCTTTTTGAAGTCACGAAGTACTACACGAAAGTTAACGAATACAATAACGGAGAGTCGAGGGATCTGATTGAATACAACCTCAATATGACTCCCGCTGAACGCGACCGCTTGATTAATCACCTCTGGGAACTGTATCAGACGACGTATTTTGATTATTTCTTTGCCGATGAAAACTGCTCAGCTGTTCTTGCTGATCTTCTTTCTGTCGCTTACAAAGACGACGATAAAGTCAATGCTCATGCGCGCTGGTATTACCTGCCTGGAGAAATGGTTAAACACTTTGAAGAAACTCCGGGGAGAGTGGCCTCAACTCACTACCGTGCCAGTTTAAAAAAACAAGTGGCCAAGATGTGGGAGAATCTCTCGGCGGATGAAGTGTCACAAGTTAAAAATATTGTAGACGATGAAGTTCTGCCTGAAGATGTGAATAACCCAAAAGTCCTCGATGCTGTTGTGGCCTATTTGGATTTTACTCACTATCGAACAAAAAATAAACTTAATGAAAAACTGGCCAAACTTCAAAGGGCAGCACTGGTTAGAAGAGCAAAACTTCCTAAAGCTGAAATGGTAAAAGAAGTTTACGACCAGACCAATATGCCGGAGAACTCCCACGACCCACAAAAAATTTCGGTTTTTGCCCGCGTCGAAAATCATACGACACTCATGGGATTTGAACTAAAGCAGGGATACCATGACCTCATGGCCCGCGATCAAGGCTTCGATCCTTTTTCTCAATTTGATTTTTTAACAGGTTCATTAGTTTACGACGTAAAAAATAAAAAACTCGATTATGATAAATTGGTTTTAGTCGATCTTATTTCTCTTCACGAATACCGCTTTTATGATCCTCAGCTTTCATGGAGAGCAAAAGTTTCAAGTGAAAGACTTTATGACTTGAATTGTTCTCTTTGCCACAAGGTCAATGCCAACGCTTATGGGGGAGTGACATTGAGAGGGAAAAATACCGTTGCGAGTTTTATGGCCGGGGCCTTTGGTGAAGTAAGCTCTCATTTGAAAAAAGGCTTTAGGGCAGGACCTGGCGCCGAAGTGTCTTTTTATGCTCAACTTGGAAATAAGTATAAAATCGGACTTATTGACGAGCTTCGTTTTGATGCCACTAAAAAAATCTCTGACGACTATTACAATAAAGTCACTCTTAAACATTCACTTTTTTTTGACCGCCAACAAGACGTGCGTTTTGAAAGCTCGGTCATTTCTCGCTTTGGAAGTTTTTCAAAAAACACAATCATTCATGAGGTGAGTTATGGGCACTATTTCTAA
- a CDS encoding alpha/beta hydrolase has product MGTISKIILMCLLLTSCSAIIYQPDNYLYATPEQFKVKFEAFTIPSIDGTKLSAWRMFSKNKNPKNLVLYFHGNAQNLTSHFANSVWMMDYDYDSIIFDYRGYGLSEGKPEPKGVAEDGLAFLNYAYEQYKKGGFKRFIVYGQSLGGAILLKSLEDFKHRDEIALLVLDSTFLSPREVAREKTFWPLSLIITNSYTADPKLTHLTMPVLSIHSTEDFVIAYKLGQQLYNRITTSPKKDFWTFSIRGHGDFFYVENKKYQQEFLKYVEALP; this is encoded by the coding sequence ATGGGCACTATTTCTAAAATCATTTTAATGTGTCTTTTGCTCACAAGCTGTAGTGCGATTATCTACCAACCGGATAATTACCTGTATGCGACTCCTGAGCAGTTTAAAGTGAAGTTTGAAGCTTTTACTATTCCTTCTATTGATGGAACAAAACTCTCAGCGTGGAGAATGTTCTCAAAAAATAAAAATCCTAAAAACCTCGTGCTTTATTTTCATGGCAATGCTCAGAACCTGACGTCTCATTTTGCCAACTCTGTTTGGATGATGGATTACGACTATGACAGTATCATTTTTGATTACCGCGGTTATGGACTTAGTGAAGGGAAACCTGAACCAAAGGGAGTGGCCGAAGATGGACTGGCCTTTTTAAACTACGCTTATGAGCAGTATAAAAAAGGCGGTTTTAAACGCTTTATTGTCTACGGGCAAAGTTTAGGAGGAGCGATCCTTCTAAAATCTCTGGAAGACTTTAAGCACAGAGATGAGATTGCTCTTTTGGTTTTAGATTCAACTTTTTTATCACCAAGAGAAGTGGCGCGCGAAAAAACATTCTGGCCTCTATCTCTCATTATCACCAACTCATATACAGCTGACCCGAAGCTCACTCACTTGACCATGCCGGTTTTATCCATCCATTCAACCGAGGATTTCGTGATAGCTTACAAATTGGGGCAACAATTGTATAACCGTATCACCACGTCTCCAAAGAAGGATTTCTGGACCTTCAGTATCCGCGGGCATGGGGACTTCTTCTATGTGGAAAACAAGAAATATCAACAAGAATTCTTGAAATATGTAGAAGCACTTCCCTAG
- a CDS encoding potassium-transporting ATPase subunit F encodes MDFAIVGAIAALTFIYLIYCLIFPDKF; translated from the coding sequence ATGGATTTTGCTATCGTGGGCGCCATTGCCGCTCTCACATTCATCTATCTTATTTATTGCTTAATTTTTCCGGATAAATTTTAG